A stretch of Chitinophaga caeni DNA encodes these proteins:
- a CDS encoding FecR family protein, whose protein sequence is MVKPNNSILQKYLENTCSESERQLVDAWYAQLSHNDSTRHFDSDKEYRQALHTLLWQEVQQASLETPARKIFLNNKYWAAAAILVFVTVGYFVFYRQAPKVSPGLAQSLDTINAPLAQVTSVQLPDGSIAWLKPGSRLVIPTRFTASTRKIELLHGEIFLEVSADPSKPFLLTAGKNKVEVLGTSFNTKYGYAGQEDAVAVVSGKVRVRFGQRSPVDLGTGKTAVLSKSGNIELKNIQDFPAVAAWHSGEMVYQQETFANIVTNLQAFYGVKIHFRRPATSQNRVTGKFRYEQSVDDILHEICLVHGNTYTKDSEGQYWIE, encoded by the coding sequence GTGGTAAAACCTAACAACAGCATTTTACAAAAATACCTCGAAAATACCTGCTCTGAATCAGAAAGGCAACTAGTGGATGCATGGTACGCACAACTTTCTCATAATGACAGTACCCGCCATTTCGATTCTGATAAGGAATACAGGCAAGCCTTGCATACCTTGCTGTGGCAGGAGGTTCAGCAAGCCAGTTTGGAAACACCTGCAAGGAAAATTTTCTTGAATAATAAATATTGGGCCGCGGCTGCCATTTTAGTGTTTGTAACGGTTGGATATTTTGTTTTTTATAGGCAAGCCCCCAAGGTGTCTCCCGGGCTCGCCCAATCCTTGGATACTATAAATGCACCCCTCGCGCAAGTAACCAGCGTACAATTACCGGATGGTTCGATAGCCTGGCTTAAACCCGGCTCAAGGTTGGTAATACCCACCCGTTTTACCGCGTCAACAAGAAAAATCGAGTTACTCCATGGTGAAATATTCCTGGAAGTATCCGCCGATCCCTCTAAGCCCTTCCTGTTAACTGCCGGGAAAAATAAAGTCGAAGTACTTGGAACCAGTTTTAATACTAAGTACGGGTATGCAGGGCAGGAAGATGCGGTTGCCGTTGTTTCCGGCAAGGTCCGGGTACGGTTCGGGCAACGCTCGCCTGTTGACCTGGGAACAGGGAAAACAGCAGTCCTAAGTAAGTCTGGAAATATTGAATTAAAAAATATACAAGATTTTCCCGCTGTTGCAGCCTGGCATTCAGGAGAAATGGTTTATCAGCAAGAAACTTTTGCAAATATTGTTACTAACTTGCAGGCGTTTTACGGTGTGAAAATTCATTTTCGTCGGCCTGCAACCAGTCAAAATCGCGTAACAGGAAAGTTCCGGTACGAACAATCAGTAGACGATATTCTTCATGAAATCTGTTTGGTTCATGGAAATACCTATACCAAAGATTCCGAAGGGCAGTATTGGATAGAATGA
- a CDS encoding DUF5009 domain-containing protein — protein sequence MLSIKAQRVRSIDVLRGLTIFTMVFVNELAGVADIPRWAKHLPASADGMTFVDAVFPAFLFIVGMSIPFAIQRRLEKGDSWWQLEQHILFRTLGLLVLGVFMVNAEGGYNQSLMLIPISVWSLLFYLAAILIWKVYNTENKAWIYTCKSLGFIILLILFFLYRGGEDGKKGMEVHWWGILGLIGWAYFTATCIYQLVKGSLVGLCIGVVGCVAYYVILHLPAVASSGIAGYLPGTGHATHASLVLSGIILSTIYFGGTKGHTLAQKTGYAILFAVVLAIAATILRRWYPISKIGATPPWALYCSAIVTSLYIILYYLVDIKGKVAWTNFLQPAASNPLLTYIIPSILGWFFSWVGINIVPAFMQSGWPGAIWSLVFSLIILGIAYLLTKMKLRLQL from the coding sequence ATGCTAAGTATTAAAGCGCAAAGAGTACGATCAATCGATGTTCTCAGGGGATTAACCATATTCACGATGGTTTTTGTAAATGAGTTAGCCGGGGTGGCAGATATCCCCCGTTGGGCGAAACACTTGCCGGCTTCCGCGGATGGTATGACCTTCGTTGATGCGGTATTCCCGGCATTCCTATTTATTGTCGGGATGTCCATTCCTTTTGCTATCCAGAGAAGGCTAGAAAAGGGGGATTCCTGGTGGCAATTGGAACAGCATATCCTTTTCAGGACATTGGGCTTATTGGTGCTGGGCGTTTTCATGGTGAATGCAGAAGGCGGGTATAACCAGTCACTGATGCTTATACCGATTTCGGTTTGGTCATTATTGTTTTACCTGGCGGCAATTTTAATTTGGAAGGTTTATAATACGGAAAATAAAGCATGGATCTATACCTGTAAGTCCCTCGGGTTTATTATCCTGTTGATTTTATTCTTCTTATACAGGGGTGGTGAAGATGGAAAAAAAGGTATGGAAGTGCATTGGTGGGGGATTTTAGGGCTAATAGGTTGGGCATATTTTACTGCCACCTGTATATATCAGCTCGTGAAAGGTAGCCTGGTAGGACTTTGTATAGGAGTAGTGGGCTGCGTGGCTTATTACGTGATCCTGCACTTGCCGGCCGTAGCATCTTCGGGCATTGCCGGTTATTTACCAGGCACGGGGCATGCTACCCATGCAAGCCTCGTTCTTAGCGGTATTATTTTGTCAACTATATATTTCGGTGGTACAAAAGGCCACACATTGGCACAGAAAACCGGTTACGCCATCTTGTTTGCTGTTGTTTTGGCTATAGCTGCCACTATTTTACGGCGTTGGTACCCAATCTCTAAAATAGGCGCTACGCCGCCATGGGCTTTATATTGTAGTGCAATAGTTACCAGCCTGTATATCATTTTGTACTACCTTGTTGATATCAAGGGCAAAGTGGCTTGGACCAATTTTCTGCAACCTGCTGCCAGTAACCCATTATTAACTTATATAATACCTTCAATATTAGGTTGGTTTTTTAGTTGGGTAGGAATAAACATTGTACCTGCATTTATGCAAAGCGGTTGGCCGGGTGCAATTTGGAGCTTGGTATTTTCGTTAATAATCCTGGGGATCGCTTACCTGTTAACGAAAATGAAGTTACGGTTGCAATTATAA
- a CDS encoding sialate O-acetylesterase: MMKQTFPRCALLLLLVFLTFGASFTMANVRLPAVLGSHMVLQRNADVKLWGWALPNEKIKITTSWNNRVDSVVADGNASWSIKIPTPGAGGPYKITIHGYNTLVLDDIMIGEVWLCSGQSNMERNGNQLWDSIVKASNGQPLRNEQVRMFQIPRTTANDPQENCTGEWTVCDTASIKNFSAVGYFYGLELQKNLGVPIGLINASWGGTPAEVWTPKNVIDDDPLLAGEAKVNKVSKWWPHEPAKAFNGMIAPLKNFNIAGAIWYQGESNTGHPKTYDRLFTKMIQAWRNWWQVEFPFYFVQIAPYVYDKSQNAAFLREAQDKSQSLEATGMIVISDLVDTVADIHPRNKQDVGIRLAKMSLVETYGKVMPAYRSPSFKSMEIAKNKVIINFNYLPTGLKIHGKSIANAYIAGEDQIYYPADAKLKGSQLILSSKKVPEPVAARYGFANAAIGNLFSTEGFPVAPFRTDNWDNVFSPAQNIN, translated from the coding sequence ATGATGAAACAAACTTTTCCACGTTGTGCACTGCTATTATTATTAGTGTTCCTTACTTTCGGTGCCAGTTTTACAATGGCAAATGTTAGGCTCCCCGCTGTTCTCGGGAGTCATATGGTGTTGCAGAGAAACGCTGATGTAAAATTATGGGGCTGGGCTTTGCCCAATGAAAAAATAAAAATCACCACTTCCTGGAATAACAGGGTCGATTCTGTAGTTGCGGATGGCAATGCATCCTGGTCCATAAAAATTCCAACCCCGGGAGCTGGCGGACCGTATAAAATTACGATCCACGGATATAATACCCTGGTACTGGATGATATAATGATCGGTGAAGTATGGCTTTGCTCAGGTCAATCTAACATGGAAAGAAACGGCAACCAGTTATGGGATAGTATTGTGAAAGCTAGTAACGGCCAACCGTTGAGGAATGAACAGGTGCGTATGTTCCAAATCCCGCGTACTACAGCTAATGACCCGCAAGAAAATTGTACCGGGGAATGGACTGTTTGCGACACGGCTAGCATTAAGAATTTTAGCGCCGTAGGATATTTCTACGGTTTAGAACTACAAAAAAACCTGGGTGTGCCTATTGGCTTAATTAATGCCAGCTGGGGCGGTACTCCCGCCGAAGTATGGACACCTAAAAATGTTATAGATGACGATCCTCTCCTGGCCGGGGAAGCTAAGGTGAATAAAGTGAGCAAATGGTGGCCACATGAACCTGCGAAAGCATTTAATGGTATGATCGCGCCCTTGAAAAATTTCAATATCGCGGGGGCGATTTGGTACCAAGGGGAAAGCAATACGGGGCATCCCAAGACTTACGATCGTTTATTCACCAAGATGATCCAGGCCTGGAGGAACTGGTGGCAGGTAGAGTTTCCTTTTTACTTTGTTCAAATTGCGCCGTATGTGTACGATAAAAGCCAGAATGCAGCTTTCTTAAGGGAGGCGCAAGATAAAAGCCAATCGCTGGAGGCAACGGGTATGATAGTCATCAGTGATTTGGTTGATACGGTTGCGGATATTCACCCGAGGAATAAACAGGACGTGGGCATCCGCCTGGCAAAAATGTCATTGGTGGAAACTTACGGGAAAGTGATGCCGGCATACAGGTCCCCGTCTTTCAAAAGCATGGAGATAGCAAAAAATAAAGTCATCATTAACTTCAATTATCTACCGACCGGACTAAAAATCCATGGTAAATCAATTGCCAATGCTTACATAGCCGGTGAAGATCAAATTTATTATCCGGCGGATGCTAAACTGAAAGGGTCGCAGTTGATTCTTAGCAGCAAGAAGGTGCCCGAACCGGTTGCAGCCAGGTATGGTTTTGCCAATGCAGCTATTGGCAACTTATTTAGCACGGAAGGTTTCCCTGTAGCTCCTTTTAGGACGGATAATTGGGATAATGTTTTTAGCCCTGCACAAAATATTAATTAG
- a CDS encoding family 20 glycosylhydrolase, protein MMRKLLIALLLCGTSPAMAQHAPFDAGNLKVTWGIVTNGYQNRNATLSNFTIVNKGKTPFPANGWELYYNFVRMVHPDTLHGLALQHVNGDLFKITPTSDFKAIAPGDSLVVSLVSDAWTIHNTDAPAGLFLVWNNEEKGYTINNYTVLPATQARQLLRFANDKAPTITPEIVFNQNVGMKLLDQQQLTNVFPTPVSYTRGEDVFNFLPTSTISADPQFQKEAALFAAQMSEVFGRPINVAKQGGTIQLEKASIDGDGYELQVGIQGVKIRANNGNGVFYGLQSLKTMMPGLAWKGKQKSVPVQGATVKDAPRFGYRSFMVDISRNFHPVDDLKKIIDVMALYKLNVLHFHFSDDEGWRLEMPSLPELTAVGAKRGFGAKNASLIPAYGSGPDLQSETGSGFYSRAQFIDLLKYAADRHIKVIPEVESPGHARAAVKSMDARYDYFMQQGNEAKAKEYLLKNPADASQYRSVQMFNDNVMDAGLPSTYKFVGRVVDDLIAMYREAGVPLDIIHMGGDELPHGAWSNSPSVKDLMQREGLESVDEVWYYYYDEVYKILQKRGIQLYGWEEVGMRKTKLDGRSHNIPNPDFANKNVQVDVWNNVLGGGAEDLAYRLANAGYKVVLSPVSNNYFDMAYQKSWDEPGFYWGGYIDVDKPFYFIPLDYYKNSKVDASGAPLDKRIFIGKDRLTDFGKSNIVGLQGVLFSETTKSREDIEYKILPRLLGLAERAWAPDPAWAIEKDSDKAEKMYQAAWNEFANVLGQRELPRLNFYSGGYLYRIPTAGGTVKDGMVYANVQLPGFTIRYTTDGKEPSLKSPAYMQPFEAKGTVKLRVFDASGRASRSVTVFEQPGGAQLKKMKKQ, encoded by the coding sequence ATGATGCGAAAACTTTTGATCGCCCTGCTACTCTGCGGAACAAGTCCTGCCATGGCCCAACATGCCCCGTTTGATGCGGGGAATTTGAAAGTTACCTGGGGGATTGTAACCAATGGTTATCAAAACCGGAATGCTACCTTATCAAATTTTACGATTGTTAACAAGGGTAAGACGCCCTTCCCGGCTAATGGTTGGGAACTTTATTACAACTTTGTAAGGATGGTGCATCCGGATACTTTACATGGATTGGCATTGCAACATGTTAACGGCGACTTGTTTAAAATTACACCAACAAGTGATTTTAAAGCCATAGCGCCGGGAGATTCCTTGGTTGTTAGCCTCGTTTCAGATGCCTGGACCATCCATAATACCGATGCACCGGCAGGCTTGTTCCTTGTTTGGAATAATGAAGAAAAAGGCTATACAATTAATAATTATACTGTATTACCCGCAACGCAAGCCCGGCAGCTGTTGCGTTTTGCAAATGATAAAGCGCCGACAATTACACCGGAGATCGTGTTTAATCAAAATGTGGGTATGAAGTTGTTGGATCAACAGCAGCTCACAAATGTTTTCCCGACCCCGGTAAGTTACACAAGGGGCGAAGATGTCTTCAATTTCTTGCCGACCAGCACCATTTCCGCCGATCCGCAATTCCAAAAGGAAGCCGCATTATTCGCAGCGCAGATGTCGGAAGTATTTGGTAGACCTATCAATGTTGCAAAGCAAGGGGGAACGATCCAGTTGGAAAAAGCGTCCATAGATGGTGATGGTTATGAATTGCAGGTTGGTATTCAAGGTGTCAAGATACGTGCAAATAATGGCAATGGGGTATTTTATGGATTGCAATCGCTTAAAACGATGATGCCGGGTCTTGCATGGAAAGGTAAACAAAAAAGTGTGCCGGTACAAGGTGCAACAGTAAAGGATGCCCCGAGGTTCGGTTACCGTTCTTTCATGGTCGATATTTCCAGGAATTTCCATCCTGTCGACGATCTTAAGAAAATCATCGACGTGATGGCCTTATATAAACTAAACGTATTGCATTTCCATTTCAGTGATGATGAAGGCTGGCGACTGGAAATGCCTTCCCTCCCGGAATTAACGGCGGTGGGCGCTAAACGTGGATTCGGCGCTAAAAACGCTTCGTTGATACCGGCCTACGGCTCCGGTCCCGATTTGCAAAGCGAAACAGGCTCCGGTTTTTATTCCCGTGCACAATTCATTGATCTGCTTAAATATGCTGCGGACAGGCATATAAAAGTGATCCCCGAAGTAGAATCGCCAGGGCATGCGAGGGCCGCTGTAAAATCTATGGATGCCAGGTATGATTATTTTATGCAACAAGGAAACGAAGCAAAGGCTAAAGAATACTTGTTGAAAAATCCGGCGGATGCTTCGCAATACAGGTCTGTCCAAATGTTTAATGATAACGTGATGGACGCAGGGTTGCCATCAACCTATAAGTTCGTTGGAAGGGTTGTAGATGATTTAATCGCCATGTACCGCGAAGCGGGCGTTCCGTTGGATATCATCCATATGGGCGGTGACGAATTGCCGCATGGTGCCTGGTCGAACTCCCCATCTGTAAAGGATTTGATGCAACGTGAAGGATTGGAATCCGTGGATGAAGTTTGGTATTATTACTATGATGAAGTGTACAAGATCTTGCAGAAAAGAGGTATTCAATTATACGGTTGGGAAGAAGTTGGCATGAGAAAAACCAAACTGGATGGCAGGTCACATAATATTCCGAATCCCGACTTTGCAAATAAGAACGTGCAGGTAGACGTTTGGAATAATGTTTTGGGCGGGGGTGCAGAAGATCTGGCTTACCGCTTGGCAAATGCTGGTTATAAAGTGGTGTTATCTCCCGTAAGTAATAATTATTTCGATATGGCTTACCAGAAGAGTTGGGATGAACCCGGCTTTTATTGGGGGGGATATATTGATGTGGATAAACCTTTCTACTTTATCCCGTTAGATTATTATAAAAATTCCAAGGTGGATGCATCGGGTGCGCCGCTGGACAAGCGCATCTTCATTGGTAAAGACCGCTTAACGGACTTCGGTAAATCCAATATCGTGGGCTTACAAGGTGTTTTGTTCAGCGAAACGACGAAATCCCGCGAAGATATAGAGTACAAGATCTTACCCCGCTTGTTAGGTTTAGCCGAAAGGGCTTGGGCGCCGGATCCGGCATGGGCAATTGAAAAAGATAGCGATAAAGCGGAAAAAATGTACCAAGCTGCTTGGAATGAATTTGCAAATGTTCTCGGCCAAAGGGAATTACCACGTTTGAATTTTTATAGCGGTGGTTACCTGTACCGCATTCCTACAGCCGGGGGAACGGTTAAAGACGGCATGGTTTACGCCAATGTTCAACTGCCGGGATTCACTATCCGTTATACTACAGATGGCAAAGAACCAAGTTTGAAAAGTCCCGCTTATATGCAACCATTTGAAGCGAAGGGAACCGTGAAGCTCAGGGTATTCGATGCATCGGGCCGCGCAAGCAGGAGTGTAACGGTATTTGAACAGCCGGGAGGAGCACAACTGAAGAAGATGAAGAAACAATAA
- a CDS encoding RNA polymerase sigma factor has protein sequence MDELKLSSDTYLWEQVTLGNEAAFAMLFERYWEVSLREALLKTGSEQDAMDCVQELFIKLWNNRAQISIQSSFKGYLLTALKHRVISYYRSKDAREHLASSVANLPGGEDSVNHSHHVLQAKEVAVLIESEVSRMPSKMQQVYRFSREGGLSSAQIAQQMGISEQTVKNQLTTALKRLKIKVVQYQGSILPVLYLSPVLYFQMIQHAI, from the coding sequence ATGGATGAATTAAAGCTTAGTTCAGATACTTATTTATGGGAACAAGTGACGCTTGGTAATGAAGCCGCTTTTGCCATGCTGTTCGAACGTTATTGGGAGGTTTCCCTCAGGGAGGCTTTGCTTAAAACGGGAAGTGAACAGGATGCGATGGATTGTGTACAGGAATTGTTTATCAAGTTGTGGAATAACAGGGCTCAAATAAGTATTCAATCATCCTTTAAAGGTTACCTGCTCACGGCATTGAAACACCGTGTTATCAGCTATTACCGTTCGAAGGATGCGAGGGAGCATCTAGCTTCTTCAGTTGCAAATTTGCCGGGTGGAGAGGATTCGGTGAATCACAGCCACCACGTGTTACAGGCAAAAGAAGTAGCCGTATTAATTGAATCCGAAGTATCTAGGATGCCTTCCAAGATGCAGCAAGTTTACCGCTTTAGCCGCGAAGGGGGATTATCATCTGCACAGATCGCCCAACAAATGGGAATCTCTGAACAAACTGTAAAAAATCAACTGACGACTGCTCTCAAGCGTTTGAAAATCAAGGTAGTGCAATACCAGGGGAGTATATTACCAGTGCTTTACTTGTCGCCGGTGTTGTATTTTCAAATGATTCAGCACGCCATATAG
- a CDS encoding BamA/TamA family outer membrane protein yields the protein MLCQVSVADAQQSSRDSVPPIIGKIDTIPLLPLHRPKDSILTKKGGWFRRFNTYVDSMMSSKFRDSVLKRISKADKPSPKEDSSFYKSELTFKEHRGKVIRKIIYRQLKVFGPGSINDTTFTTNNKLIKFANGLHYNSKIWLIRQNLFFRETDTVNAYEMAENERYLRSRPFIQDARIYVVNSNETNDTADILVITKDVFEYGGDLSRVKPDAFGARVFNNNLFGAGQAVTLGFLWENDYSPKWNTEVRYTKYNIGGAFIDANIGYSTLNNTVALDSGVYEGSYYINFNRPLFRTTARWAGGLMMSQNFSINIRDRPDSLYRDYRYNYFDLWAGYNISRRRSDDGIMQSKPNMAILFRYNNIHFDRRPEQEQFHADPIYNNRHYYLGQFYIFKQDFFKAHHFFGFGRTEDIPFGFNTSITTGWEQWVGRERFYTGIEVHKDWLTHLEGIISLQAGVGTFWQGGTSEDAVIHTQLNYYSKLMRLGQKGYFRQFGYFDYLCNPNNYFYRPLNINRNNGLMGYRKTMLNGYQRLNLGSESVYYSPLKFYGFKFSFFASLQGSLLSYQSNNIFKNPFYTGLGGGFRVRNENLSFNTVQVGAYVYPDAPPGMKGVWFQVTTLSDIRFDIFALKIPSFISFK from the coding sequence GTGTTATGCCAGGTATCGGTTGCCGATGCACAGCAATCTAGCCGGGATTCCGTGCCCCCCATCATCGGTAAGATCGATACGATTCCATTATTACCTTTGCACCGCCCCAAGGATTCAATCTTGACAAAGAAAGGCGGTTGGTTCCGGCGTTTCAATACTTACGTGGATTCCATGATGAGCAGCAAGTTCCGTGATTCCGTGCTAAAGCGCATTTCTAAAGCCGATAAGCCCAGCCCCAAGGAAGATAGCAGCTTCTATAAAAGCGAATTAACCTTCAAGGAACACCGCGGGAAAGTGATCAGGAAAATTATTTACAGGCAGTTAAAAGTTTTTGGACCGGGTAGCATCAATGATACTACGTTTACTACTAATAATAAATTGATCAAGTTCGCCAACGGTCTTCATTATAACTCTAAAATCTGGCTGATCAGGCAAAATCTATTCTTCAGGGAAACCGATACCGTGAATGCTTATGAAATGGCAGAGAACGAAAGGTATTTGCGTAGCCGTCCCTTTATACAGGATGCGCGTATTTATGTTGTAAACTCAAATGAAACCAACGATACCGCGGATATCCTGGTTATTACCAAGGATGTATTCGAATACGGGGGGGATCTTTCCCGCGTGAAACCCGATGCTTTCGGTGCAAGGGTATTTAACAATAATCTCTTCGGCGCTGGGCAAGCGGTTACCTTGGGCTTCCTATGGGAAAATGATTACAGCCCTAAATGGAATACGGAAGTACGGTATACGAAGTATAACATCGGCGGGGCATTTATTGATGCCAATATTGGTTATAGCACGTTAAACAATACGGTAGCACTGGATTCGGGTGTTTACGAAGGTTCGTATTATATAAATTTTAACCGGCCGTTATTCCGCACCACGGCCCGCTGGGCAGGTGGCTTGATGATGTCGCAAAATTTTTCTATCAATATCAGGGATCGACCAGATTCTTTATACCGCGATTATAGGTATAATTATTTCGACCTTTGGGCTGGGTACAATATTTCCCGCCGGAGATCGGATGATGGTATCATGCAGAGCAAACCTAACATGGCCATTTTATTCCGGTATAACAATATTCATTTTGATCGTAGGCCCGAACAGGAACAATTTCATGCTGACCCGATTTATAATAACAGGCATTATTACTTGGGACAGTTTTACATCTTCAAGCAAGACTTCTTCAAGGCGCACCATTTTTTCGGTTTCGGTAGAACCGAGGATATTCCCTTTGGGTTTAATACCAGTATTACTACCGGTTGGGAACAGTGGGTAGGCAGGGAACGATTTTATACGGGAATAGAAGTTCATAAAGATTGGTTGACCCATTTGGAGGGGATCATTTCTTTGCAGGCCGGCGTTGGTACCTTTTGGCAGGGAGGAACTTCGGAAGATGCGGTGATACACACGCAATTGAATTATTACAGTAAATTGATGAGGCTTGGACAGAAAGGATATTTCAGGCAATTCGGTTATTTTGATTACCTCTGCAATCCCAATAATTATTTCTACCGCCCCTTGAATATCAACCGTAATAATGGGCTTATGGGCTACCGGAAAACGATGTTAAACGGCTATCAACGTTTGAATCTCGGTTCTGAAAGCGTGTATTACAGTCCCTTGAAATTTTACGGGTTCAAGTTTAGTTTTTTTGCTTCGTTACAGGGTAGCTTATTAAGTTACCAGAGTAACAACATCTTTAAAAATCCATTTTATACAGGATTGGGTGGCGGATTTAGGGTAAGGAATGAAAACTTATCTTTTAATACCGTCCAGGTGGGTGCCTATGTTTACCCGGATGCGCCGCCTGGTATGAAAGGGGTGTGGTTCCAGGTTACCACCTTATCGGATATCCGGTTTGATATTTTCGCTTTAAAGATACCTTCATTTATTTCTTTTAAATAA
- a CDS encoding alpha/beta hydrolase, with protein sequence MMKSFFVCLFACLFFIPAFAQQPARFSYAIKGNDTLWMDHYAPSATPNRVSVLFIHGGAFTNGSPDQQKPMAEGLANMGYNVFVISYRLYMKGRGFGCEIPTQEKLKAIRLAVEDAADATKYLLNNATKLNVDPRKLILSGSSAGAETALQLMYNPFETGNPAEYEFMNKFQFAGAMIFAGAVVDINLVTKKTWIPTLFMHGTEDPLVPYATAAHHYCQADKPGWLILFGPKTLYDWAVAHDAPCVFYSYEGEKHNVSGYMFKEFDKMDAFMKAAVNGTFEGQQLVDIPKQQ encoded by the coding sequence ATGATGAAATCCTTCTTCGTTTGCCTGTTCGCCTGCCTGTTTTTTATACCTGCATTTGCGCAGCAGCCCGCAAGGTTTTCTTATGCTATCAAGGGGAATGATACTTTATGGATGGATCATTATGCGCCCAGTGCAACACCTAACCGCGTGTCTGTTCTATTCATCCACGGCGGTGCATTTACTAACGGGAGTCCCGATCAACAGAAACCGATGGCCGAAGGACTAGCTAACATGGGGTATAATGTTTTCGTGATTTCTTACCGCCTTTATATGAAAGGCCGGGGATTCGGTTGCGAAATTCCGACGCAGGAAAAGTTAAAGGCAATCCGTTTGGCAGTGGAAGATGCTGCGGACGCGACAAAATATTTGTTGAACAATGCTACTAAATTGAATGTTGATCCGCGGAAGTTGATTTTATCCGGTAGCAGCGCCGGGGCGGAAACTGCTTTGCAGTTAATGTATAACCCTTTTGAAACGGGTAACCCGGCTGAATACGAGTTCATGAACAAATTTCAATTTGCCGGCGCGATGATATTTGCCGGGGCAGTGGTGGATATTAACCTCGTCACGAAAAAAACTTGGATCCCAACATTATTCATGCACGGAACTGAAGATCCGCTTGTTCCTTACGCGACGGCAGCACATCATTATTGCCAGGCGGATAAACCCGGGTGGTTGATTTTATTTGGTCCTAAAACCTTGTACGATTGGGCCGTTGCACACGATGCACCTTGCGTTTTCTATTCGTATGAAGGTGAAAAACATAATGTGAGCGGGTACATGTTTAAAGAGTTTGATAAAATGGATGCTTTTATGAAAGCCGCTGTTAATGGTACTTTCGAAGGTCAACAATTGGTAGATATTCCTAAACAACAATAA
- a CDS encoding ROK family transcriptional regulator, with protein MSAKNTFFEELDLDNMGGVAYKNLNLKKKIIAYFANTGNATIADLSRELNSSAPKVTHLLNDLIEDGMVQDYGKIDSTGGRRPNLYGLAPDAGFFVGIEVKRTHVNMGLLDFKKNMVEVKERVPYNLQNTPASLEELCNIILSFIDNLPVVKDKILGCGINLAGRINYVTGHSYGLFHFHEEPLSRVMEQQIGIRTYLENDSRAMAYGEFSSGVVKDEKNVLFINLDHGIGLGILINGQLYYGKSGFAGEFGHVPFFNNEILCHCGKKGCLETEASGQALLRKFRAKLAEGSSTVITSNRPNAEDVQLDDIIYATNHDDVLAIELMAEIGEQLGRGIAMLINLYNPELVILGGSLSTTGDYIRLPIKSAINKYSLSLVNNDTQLKLSKLGEKAGMIGACLLVRNKLLTML; from the coding sequence ATGAGTGCCAAAAACACTTTTTTCGAAGAACTCGACCTCGATAATATGGGTGGGGTCGCCTACAAGAATCTGAACTTAAAGAAAAAGATCATCGCCTATTTCGCCAATACAGGGAATGCCACTATTGCCGACCTAAGCCGTGAATTGAACTCCAGCGCCCCGAAAGTCACGCACTTATTAAACGACCTGATAGAAGACGGCATGGTGCAGGATTACGGTAAAATAGATTCTACCGGTGGCAGGAGACCTAACCTTTATGGACTGGCGCCTGATGCCGGCTTTTTCGTTGGCATCGAGGTAAAAAGAACCCATGTTAACATGGGCTTACTTGATTTCAAGAAAAACATGGTGGAAGTAAAGGAAAGGGTTCCTTACAATTTGCAAAACACGCCGGCTTCCCTGGAAGAGCTATGCAATATTATTTTATCATTCATAGATAATCTCCCGGTAGTCAAGGATAAAATCCTGGGTTGCGGTATCAACCTCGCGGGTAGGATCAACTATGTTACCGGCCATAGTTACGGTTTATTTCATTTTCATGAAGAACCGCTTAGCAGGGTGATGGAGCAACAGATAGGAATACGTACTTACTTGGAAAACGATAGCCGCGCCATGGCTTACGGTGAATTTAGCAGCGGCGTTGTCAAAGACGAGAAAAACGTTTTATTTATCAACTTGGATCATGGAATCGGCCTTGGTATACTCATCAATGGTCAATTGTATTATGGGAAATCAGGTTTTGCAGGTGAATTCGGCCATGTCCCATTTTTCAATAATGAAATACTTTGCCATTGCGGTAAAAAGGGTTGCCTGGAAACCGAAGCTTCAGGCCAAGCTTTACTTAGAAAATTCCGTGCAAAACTGGCGGAAGGTTCTTCCACCGTTATCACTTCCAACCGTCCAAACGCTGAAGATGTTCAATTGGATGATATTATATATGCCACCAATCACGATGACGTACTCGCTATTGAACTAATGGCCGAAATCGGGGAACAACTTGGTAGGGGCATCGCTATGCTGATCAACTTGTATAATCCTGAACTCGTAATATTAGGTGGCAGCCTTTCCACTACCGGCGATTATATCAGGTTACCGATAAAAAGCGCCATCAACAAATATTCCCTAAGCCTGGTAAATAACGACACGCAGCTAAAATTGTCTAAACTGGGAGAAAAAGCCGGCATGATTGGCGCCTGCCTACTGGTTCGCAACAAGCTATTAACCATGTTATAA